A region of Chitinophaga horti DNA encodes the following proteins:
- a CDS encoding TlpA disulfide reductase family protein codes for MNIRQSLLTISLLLAGLAAKPQQVITNMKTLAASTTEADFPKAFAYYQQLGRQAAADSVVALSRQKFPKGKIMRDSLLAGIYKEKDLLKRDELIKKCTTAFPRKNYDGVFVIYDYVRAGVGTQFVNAGNTPKALAYANDLEEQFWMGEGLMQIGTALLRKGDTASATPLFLRAAESARPFLGKPGNEAQFASVGFPYAARTYADLMLRKGDIKTALTFMNEAAASDNTKDTEFFLIYARILKANGQLLQAQAQLEASVIKGNAGAATRQMLQEIYHGDQPFDTYVTGLKTRMQSAIRDKAAKEMINEPALAFALKDMNGNTVSLASLQGKVVVLDFWATWCGPCKASFPAMKKAQDKFKSDKNVQFLFIDCWEKADDFETIVKNYINTNRYDFNVLFDPKPEDGKSTAEAYGVTAIPAKFVIDGRGRIRFKLAGFTGGEEAAVEELAAMIEMARKG; via the coding sequence ATGAACATCAGACAAAGTTTACTCACTATTTCATTACTGCTCGCCGGACTTGCAGCAAAGCCTCAACAGGTGATCACCAACATGAAAACGCTTGCCGCCAGCACGACGGAAGCTGACTTTCCGAAGGCGTTTGCCTATTACCAACAGCTGGGCAGACAGGCAGCAGCCGATTCCGTCGTTGCACTATCCCGGCAAAAATTCCCGAAGGGAAAAATCATGCGCGACAGCCTGCTGGCCGGTATCTATAAAGAAAAAGATCTTTTAAAACGCGATGAATTGATTAAAAAATGCACCACTGCTTTCCCGCGAAAGAACTATGACGGCGTATTCGTGATTTACGATTATGTGCGCGCTGGCGTGGGCACGCAGTTCGTCAATGCAGGCAATACGCCCAAAGCACTCGCCTATGCAAATGACCTGGAAGAACAATTTTGGATGGGAGAAGGCTTAATGCAAATCGGCACCGCCCTTTTGCGGAAAGGTGACACCGCAAGCGCCACTCCCCTGTTCCTGCGCGCCGCCGAAAGTGCCCGTCCATTTCTGGGCAAACCGGGCAACGAAGCACAATTCGCTTCTGTTGGATTCCCTTACGCAGCACGCACTTACGCAGATCTTATGCTCCGGAAAGGTGATATCAAAACGGCCTTAACATTCATGAACGAAGCAGCGGCCAGCGACAATACGAAGGACACTGAATTCTTTCTCATCTATGCACGCATCCTTAAAGCCAATGGTCAGCTGCTGCAGGCCCAGGCGCAACTGGAAGCCTCGGTAATCAAAGGCAATGCAGGTGCCGCCACCAGGCAAATGCTGCAGGAAATCTATCATGGTGACCAGCCATTCGACACCTACGTTACCGGTTTAAAAACACGCATGCAGTCTGCCATCCGCGACAAGGCCGCGAAAGAAATGATTAACGAGCCAGCCCTCGCCTTCGCACTGAAGGACATGAACGGCAATACCGTGTCGCTGGCCAGCCTGCAAGGAAAAGTAGTGGTACTCGACTTTTGGGCAACCTGGTGCGGCCCATGTAAGGCTTCTTTTCCGGCGATGAAAAAGGCGCAGGATAAATTTAAGTCTGATAAAAATGTACAGTTCCTGTTTATCGATTGCTGGGAAAAGGCAGACGATTTCGAAACTATTGTGAAGAATTACATCAACACTAACAGATATGATTTTAACGTGCTGTTCGATCCTAAGCCGGAAGATGGCAAATCGACAGCAGAAGCTTATGGGGTGACCGCCATCCCTGCGAAATTTGTGATCGATGGCAGGGGAAGGATACGGTTTAAGCTGGCGGGCTTTACCGGTGGTGAAGAAGCAGCCGTGGAAGAACTGGCCGCCATGATCGAAATGGCGCGTAAAGGATAG